Within Sorangiineae bacterium MSr11367, the genomic segment CGGCGTCGGCCAGCGCGATCGCCAGGGGGGCCAGGAGAAGGAGCGTCCGCCCGATGCGGCGCCGCACCCGCGCGAGGGTGCGCAGACGTTGGTCGCACGGCAAGAGGGGCAGGGCGCTATCGCTCGAGGCGACGTCCGCTTCGGCGTTGGATCCTCTCGACGGCATGGCAGGCAGGAAACGGCAAGGCTTTGTTACGACGCCGCAACGATGAAGTGGCGGCCGCGCAACGGGGTCGCCCAATACACCACGCGCCCGCCGCCCCTGCAAGCAGATGGCACGCTTTGGCAATGGCCGTGTCGCCCGGTGTCAGGGCACCAGGAGAACCAACGTTCACACTTCGCGCGGTCGACGGGCGAATTGCCCGGAATTTACCGGCAGCCCTGCTTGGTACGGCCCTTGAAGAGATGGGCTTACTCGGGCGCTCTGGCGCACACGATGGCTTGCCCTTTCTCCCCTTCCTTATTCCTTCCTTTCGCTTTTCCCCCTTCGCTTCGCCTTCCTTCGCTCCCTTTCTTGATCTCTTTCGCTTAACCTTGGAGAGCCCGCGCCCCATCCCGGCCTTTTGACAATCCGGCCTGGATGGGCGCTTCACAAATCCGCCGGGCCATCCTTGCTTCTATTCGCATCGTCGCATATATCAACCGGCGATGCTCGACAGCACCGCCGTCCCCAATCGATGGGAGCTCTACCGTGTTCTTTCCGAGCCGGTGCGTCTCCGTCTCCTGGCCCTGGCGGCGGAAGAGGAGCTGGCCATTGGGGAGCTTGCGGAGCTTCTCGGTGAGAGCCAGCCCAACGTGTCGCGTCATGTCGCGCCGTTGAAGCAGGCCGGGCTCGTGGTGGTGCGCAAACAAGGGACGCGCGCGTTGGTGCGCCTGCGCGAAGGCGCGGGCTCCGATGCGGTGGTCGCCGATGCGCTGGCGAGCGGCCGCGAGCTATGCGCGTCCGATTCGACCGAGTCGCTCCCCGCGCGCATCGAAGGCGTGCTCCGCGCCCGCGATGCGATGGCGCGTGAGTACTTCGCCCGGCCGCATTCTGCGTCCGACAAGACGGAAAAGGGCCTGCGCCCGCCCGTCGAACTGGGCGCGTACCTCGCCGCGTTTTCGCTCTTGCTGCCGCGCCGCAAACTCGCAGTGGATGCCGGAACCGGCGACGGCGGCCTGCTCGAGGTGCTCGCGCCGGTCTACGAGCGGGTCATCGCGCTGGATCGCTCGGGCGCGCAGCTCGCCGAGGCGCAAGAGCGGGTGAGCGCCCGCGGCTTCACCAACGTGACGTTGCTCGAGGGCGACCTCACCGGAGCCGAGGTGAAGAAGGCCGTGGGCAGCGGCGCCGATGCCGTCTTTGCCGCGCGATTGTTGCATCATGCACCGAAGCCTGCGGCGTTCGTGGCCTCGCTGGCGCGTTTGCTTTCGCCGGGCGGTTCGCTCGTGGTGCTGGACTACGCGCACCACGAGGACGAGTCGATGCGCGATGCCGCCGACATCTGGCTCGGGTTCGAGCCGTCCGAGTTGAAGAAATTCGCCCAAGCGGCGGGGCTCGAGTGGCCTCAAGTAACGCCGCTTCCGTCTGCATTGATACCGTCAGGGCCGGATCATCACCTCCCTTGGCAAGTGCTCGTCGCCACGAAGGGCGCGTCCAAAGGAAACGGATCCGGAATGTAGCGTTTGCGAAAACGCAAAACAGTGGGAGAGACCGATGGCTGAAAATTACAAAGTCCGAGACATCAAACTTGCCGAGTGGGGACGCAAGGAAATCACGATTGCCGAATCCGAGATGCCCGGCCTCATGGCTCTCCGCCAGGAATACGGCAAGAGCCAGCCGCTCAAGGGGGCGCGCATCGCCGGCTGCCTCCACATGACGCTGCAGACCGCGGTCCTCATCGAGACGCTGACGGCGCTCGGTGCGGAAGTCACCTGGACGAGCTGCAACATCTACTCGACGCAGGACCACGCGGCGGCGGCGATTGCGGCCACGGGCGTTCCCGTCTTCGCCTGGAAGGGCGAGACCGAGGCCGAGTACGACGAGTGCATCGAGGCCCAGCTCAAGGCCTTCAAGGGCGGCAAAGGCCCGAACATGATCCTCGACGACGGTGGCGACCTGACCATCATCGTCCACCAGAGGCACCCGGAGCTCTTCACCGGCCCGGATCCGATCCGCGGCCTCTCCGAGGAGACCACCACGGGCGTGCACCGTCTCTACGAGATGCACAAGAAGGGTGAGCTCAAGGTTCCCGCCATCAACGTCAACGACTCGGTCACCAAGTCGAAGTTCGACAACCTGTACGGCTGCCGCGAGTCGCTGGGCGATGGTCTCAAGCGCGCGACGGGCGTCATGTTCGCGGGCAAGGTTGCCGTCGTGTGTGGCTACGGCGACGTCGGCAAGGGCTGCGCGCAGTCGCTGCGCGGCCTCGGCGCACGCGTCATCGTGACCGAGATCGACCCCATCAACGCCCTGCAGGCGGCGATGGAAGGCTACCAGGTCGCGACGCTCGAAGACGTGGCGGCGGTGGGCGACATCTTCGTGACGGCCACGGGCTGCATGAACGTCATCCGCGGCGAGCACATGAAGGCCATGAAGGACCAGGCCATTCTCTGCAACATCGGCCACTTCGACACCGAGATCGACGTTGCCTGGCTCGAGAAGAACCCGGAAGTCAAAGAAGAGAACATCAAGCCGCAGGTCGACCAGTTCATCTTCCCGGACGGCAAGAAGATCACGCTGCTCGCGCGTGGCCGCCTCGTGAACCTGGGCTGCGCGAACGGCCACCCGTCGTTCGTCATGTCGAGCTCCTTCTCGAACCAGACGATCGCGCAGATCGCCCTCTGGACCGAGACCAAGAAGTACCCGGTCGGCGTGCACGTTCTGCCGAAGATCCTCGACGAGAAGGTCGCCGCGCTGCACCTGCCGAAGCTGGGCGTGAAGCTGACGAAGCTCACCGCCGAGCAGGCCGCCTACCTCGGCGTGCCGGTCACCGGGCCGTTCAAGCCCGATCACTACCGCTACTAAATCCGCAACCGTTGGAAAGGCTACGGGCTGCCGTGTCGCAGTCCGTAGCCTTTTTCCATTTTACTC encodes:
- a CDS encoding metalloregulator ArsR/SmtB family transcription factor, which produces MLDSTAVPNRWELYRVLSEPVRLRLLALAAEEELAIGELAELLGESQPNVSRHVAPLKQAGLVVVRKQGTRALVRLREGAGSDAVVADALASGRELCASDSTESLPARIEGVLRARDAMAREYFARPHSASDKTEKGLRPPVELGAYLAAFSLLLPRRKLAVDAGTGDGGLLEVLAPVYERVIALDRSGAQLAEAQERVSARGFTNVTLLEGDLTGAEVKKAVGSGADAVFAARLLHHAPKPAAFVASLARLLSPGGSLVVLDYAHHEDESMRDAADIWLGFEPSELKKFAQAAGLEWPQVTPLPSALIPSGPDHHLPWQVLVATKGASKGNGSGM
- the ahcY gene encoding adenosylhomocysteinase, with amino-acid sequence MAENYKVRDIKLAEWGRKEITIAESEMPGLMALRQEYGKSQPLKGARIAGCLHMTLQTAVLIETLTALGAEVTWTSCNIYSTQDHAAAAIAATGVPVFAWKGETEAEYDECIEAQLKAFKGGKGPNMILDDGGDLTIIVHQRHPELFTGPDPIRGLSEETTTGVHRLYEMHKKGELKVPAINVNDSVTKSKFDNLYGCRESLGDGLKRATGVMFAGKVAVVCGYGDVGKGCAQSLRGLGARVIVTEIDPINALQAAMEGYQVATLEDVAAVGDIFVTATGCMNVIRGEHMKAMKDQAILCNIGHFDTEIDVAWLEKNPEVKEENIKPQVDQFIFPDGKKITLLARGRLVNLGCANGHPSFVMSSSFSNQTIAQIALWTETKKYPVGVHVLPKILDEKVAALHLPKLGVKLTKLTAEQAAYLGVPVTGPFKPDHYRY